The nucleotide sequence AAAACATTTACAGTACAAAGTTTACAGTCTCACACAATTTGTAGTGAACTGACTCCCGAAAAATATATTACAACTCAAGTTGACTTATCCTTTAGTTACATTCAAAACATACTTCTGTTAAAGTAGTCCAAAAGAGTACATAGTGCTCAATCTGTACCTATGTACAAACAAAACTAAGCTACTGCTCATTCATCCACTGTCCAAGAAAGTTTGAAAACTCACAACTTtctacataaggaaaaaaaaaaagaaattacaagttTTGGAATTCAATTAAACAAGATATGTTCATGTACTGTATAAAGTTTCAGATCCAAAGATGGCCTCCATTCTTATAAAATAGAGTGGTGAAATTTTGCTGTAGTTAAAACCCATCCCTACATTCAAATTATCTCAAGCATTAAGAAAAATACTTATTTGGTTGAGAGATATTTAAGGCAAGCATGGACCCTCAAGAAGGCACTGTGAGACATAATACTGGGACCCCCCAATTATTGCTACATACTTTGAGACTATATCACAGTGTGATTGGTGGAGTTAGGCAACAAAAAACACTTTTTGGTTACTTTAAACAAGTCTGAATTAGATTTGCCACTTTGAAGTCTGATTGCTAAGTCAGTcttttttgtcgttgttgttgtttcttttttgtttttcaactcgGACGGGCTACAACCATTTACattctaaaaaaaccaaaacaaaacaaaaaacccatagaAATTCCTCAAACTACTTCCACAGCATCGAGACCGATTTCTATAAAGAAACCATGCAATCTTTCAGATTTACGTAAACAAGGaaagaaattaatgaaataaatattacATACAATCTCTTAAATTAAGAATTTTACTCATTTACAATAAAATAACCAAGTGAAGTTACAAAAAGGCATATATTACTGTGAAAAGAACACACTCCACATTTTGCCGATTAATAATGGCAATCATAATTTAAACataataaaagaatatatatCTATTGCTTTTCATCATACCCGATAAATACAGTATGAACAAATTACCAATGTATACTTTTCACAAGATAATAAATAAGTTAAATAGTTTCATATTGAGTTGTGTGCAGTGACTCATTCATGCAATCAACtcaaacagctaaaaaaaaaatttaaaaaaaatcagcagttaTTCTCCAACAATTACAAACTAAACTCAGTTGAGTGCTTCCAAATaaagcaacaacaaacaaaaattgtTCTAAGCCAAACATCCACTAAGTGGTGGCAATGGAACCAATATTAAACTTTGGAATGAAGGTTTTAGCATTtgttataataataatatatagatatataaaaaggAAGGTTGTTATCAAGGCATATTCTTGGCAGGATgttggatttttctttctttttttaaaaaaaagcttataGGTTTAGTATGTTCTGTGTTTTTACTTAAACTGGATTGAAAGACAAACTAGCTTGtaactgtgtgtgtgtctgaaggTTTGGAGGAGCTGGGCAGGCAGGACACACGCTCCCCAGATTGATTGTTGCTTTCAGGTGGTCTTTTCtaatgctttctctttttttgaacACAGatggaatggctgctgctggtgcaTATCATAACTTGTCTCCAAAGAACAACAAGATAAAAACCCCGAAACAAAAATCCCCTTCTTCCAAGGTCTCTCTATAAAAATAAGTTTTGTTCAGTTCGTGTCATTTGCCCTTTTGCAAAATGCCTTGTTTTGTTCAGCTCTCGatgtatatatagatagatagatagatataaaaaGAGGAGGATTCGCTTTCTTCGCTCGTTAACTTACTTGCTCGGCAGCCGCACGGCCGGGCGCCCCCCGGTCCCCTAGTCGTCGGAGATGGAGAGGCGGCTGAAGATGGGCAGGCGGCGGCCCGAGTCCAGGCTGGGCGACTCGGAGCCGCTGAGAGAGCCGGAGCTGAGGGAGCCGCTCAGGTAGCTCTCCCGGTCGGAGAGAGAGTCCGGGGGGCTGGGCGGCGCGTCGAACACGGGCGACTCGGAAAGGCGGCGAAGGGGCTGGAAGCTGAAGGGCGGcgaggcggggggcggcgggcaggCCCCGCcgggcggcggctgctgctggcAGCGGTAATAGGCGGCCGCGGCTGCAGCcgcagcggcggcagcggcgaaGTTCTGGGTGTGCAGGGCGAGGGGGGCGATGAGgctgcccagctcctggcccGAGAAGGCGAAGGCGTTGTTGGCGCAGGGCGGCGAGAGCAGCTCCTCGCAGTAGGACGCggaggcgggcggcggcggcgtgcGCGACCCGCCGGGGCTCTCCAGCAGGGGGGCGTCCAGGCGGccgccgggcggcggcggggcggcgccgtgggggtgcggggggtggtggtggtgggcggAGAAGCCGGAGAAGCTCAGGCTGTGGTGCAGCTTGGGCCGCTCGCCGCCGCGCGGGTGCCcgaagccgccgccgccgcccaacGGGTGGTCGCGGGGGGCGAAGGCGCGGAGGTCGCCGGTGCTGCCGGCGGGGTGCGGGGGCGGGTGGTGGTgcggccccgccgcggcggcgcTGGGGGGGGCGGCTGTGCCCCCGCCGGGCGCCGGGCGGCGCTCGTCGGCGTTGTGGATGAAATGGCAGCGCGGGCCGTAGGGGCAGAAGCCGATGGTGTGGAAGGTGCGGCAGAGCTCGGTCTTGTACTTGGGGTGGCGGGTGAGGCTGCGCAGCTCGTGGAAGCCGTGGGCGAACTGGCACTTCTCGCCGTACTTGCAGGCGCCGCTCTCCTCGAAGGGGCGGCACAGCTCCGTCTTGTAGCGCGTCGAGTTGAtgggggccccgccgccgccgccggagccGCCCCCCTTGCCGGCCgccgcctgctgctgctggagctgctgcatgaGGTGCTGGCTGCGCTCGCCGTTCTCGCTGAAGGAGCGGTCCCGGAACTTGTTCTCCTTGTTGAGCAGGggtgtggggctgctgctgccgcctccgCCGGAGCCCGTCTCCTTCAGGCTGCcgaacgaggaggaggaggacgaggtgGAGGAAGAGCTGGAGCCGGTGGGGCTGGGGAACTTGGAGCCGCCGGCCAGCGCCGGCAGGTTGCTGGTCGAGTGCCGCCGCAGGAAGCCTGGCGCGAAACTGGAGCTGGGGTGGGCCACCGGGGTCCCCACGGCCTTCTTGTCCAGCATGCTGCTGAGGTTGGTCAGGGACTTCTCCGTCTGTTGGGGCGGGggatgggaagaagggggggggtgggggcgggggAGACAGGGAGCGGGAGAGAGAGAGCGTGTTGCACGGTGACCGCCAGCCCACCGACAAGGCTCCCGCGGGCGCTCAGCACCCCCTCCGCGCCACCGCCGGGCGCTGCTGTCGCACCACGGAGGTCGGGGCAGGTGTCGCGCCGCCCGGCCGGCCCCAAAAGCGGGTCTGCCGCAAGCGCTGGGATGCCAGGGCGAGCGAGGCACAGCCGGGGAGAAACACCCCTACAAGCTTTGCTGCATGAGCAACTTTTATGAAGTTGCTCCCGGGAGCGCAGCAGTTGTGTGCGAGTGCCTGCAGAGCAGCTCGGCGCCTCTACagctccagaaaaaaacaaacccagaagccCCCGCAGCGAGGGTGCAGCACGCCTCTCCGGGGCTCGCAGGCTTGCATCAGCCGCCTTGCAGCAGGACCCGCGCTGCTTTAAACCGGCCAGCTGTCAGGCAGCGAACCGCTCGCAGAACCGGCCACACACTCCATCCCAGGCGGCCGCGGGCCTGCCGTCCCGCCAGGACTCGTCCCCCGGCCCCAGCGGCCAGGAGCGCCGTCCTGCAAACCACGGCACCGGCCCGGGGCACCGGGTCGCGCCTAGGGAACTACGCTCCTCCCTACCTTGCACAAGAAGTCAATGTCGTAGAAGGCAGATAAAAGTGTCGTCGACATTTCTAGATCCTGTAATGATCGGAAATACAGGAAGGACCGAAAGATCCCGCTCTCCTCGGAGGGTTTGGAAAAGCCACGACTAGATAGGAGGGGGCCGTTTGCTTGAGATCCGAAATGGTCCCGTCTCCTTCCCGGCGCAGCGGGCGGGACGGCGG is from Patagioenas fasciata isolate bPatFas1 chromosome 3, bPatFas1.hap1, whole genome shotgun sequence and encodes:
- the ZFP36L2 gene encoding mRNA decay activator protein ZFP36L2; protein product: MSTTLLSAFYDIDFLCKTEKSLTNLSSMLDKKAVGTPVAHPSSSFAPGFLRRHSTSNLPALAGGSKFPSPTGSSSSSTSSSSSSFGSLKETGSGGGGSSSPTPLLNKENKFRDRSFSENGERSQHLMQQLQQQQAAAGKGGGSGGGGGAPINSTRYKTELCRPFEESGACKYGEKCQFAHGFHELRSLTRHPKYKTELCRTFHTIGFCPYGPRCHFIHNADERRPAPGGGTAAPPSAAAAGPHHHPPPHPAGSTGDLRAFAPRDHPLGGGGGFGHPRGGERPKLHHSLSFSGFSAHHHHPPHPHGAAPPPPGGRLDAPLLESPGGSRTPPPPASASYCEELLSPPCANNAFAFSGQELGSLIAPLALHTQNFAAAAAAAAAAAAYYRCQQQPPPGGACPPPPASPPFSFQPLRRLSESPVFDAPPSPPDSLSDRESYLSGSLSSGSLSGSESPSLDSGRRLPIFSRLSISDD